A stretch of the Papaver somniferum cultivar HN1 chromosome 6, ASM357369v1, whole genome shotgun sequence genome encodes the following:
- the LOC113290863 gene encoding probable inositol transporter 2, with translation MSSTKKDEAWHWKIGRIPAIIHVIALIMGALPESPRWLYREGRKEEAVETLHKIRFPCEVSKEMKIMKSAMEAEIAKQGRIADYEKLYRTTDPLRLFSRRYADLKANLPYRRIIAGVGCLVAQQFVGMNIIMHYCYTIFHLVGAGEYISENDAEVAEKAALAIPLVTSVLSIIGTIFCTALVDRLGRRRLLLISVSGIMTSLGLLSYVFSVGVRGHDLSNEEGYQFLDYWHWWH, from the exons ATGTCCTCGACTAAG AAAGACGAGGCATGGCATTGGAAGATCGGAAGAATTCCAGCGATAATTCATGTCATTGCATTAATCATGGGTGCACTTCCAGAGTCTCCTAGGTGGCTTTATAGAGAG GGACGGAAAGAGGAAGCTGTTGAAACATTACATAAGATCAGATTTCCTTGCGAAGTTTCCAAagagatgaagataatgaagtcGGCAATGGAAGCTGAAATAGCCAAACAAGGTAGGATTGCGGATTATGAAAAGTTGTATCGGACCACAGATCCGCTCAGGCTTTTCTCCAGACGATATGCAGATTTAAAAGCTAACCTACCATACAGAAGGATTATCGCAGGTGTTGGCTGTCTAGTTGCTCAACAGTTTGTTGGTATGAACATAATCATGCACTACTGCTACACGATATTTCATTTGGTTGGCGCTGGAGAATATATCAGCGAAAATGACGCTGAGGTAGCTGAAAAGGCAGCCCTGGCAATTCCTCTTGTCACATCTGTTCTCTCTATTATCGGCACAATCTTTTGTACAGCTTTGGTAGATCGTTTAGGGAGGAGAAGACTTCTTTTAATTAGCGTATCTGGAATCATGACATCCCTCGGATTGTTATCATATGTGTTCTCCGTCGGGGTTAGGGGCCATGACCTTAGCAATGAAGAAGGATATCAATTTTTGGATTATTGGCATTGGTGGCATTAG